Below is a window of Humulus lupulus chromosome 2, drHumLupu1.1, whole genome shotgun sequence DNA.
attatacaagcatataatctctagtatttctaagatacttgagaatatttgataactctacaaaatagagttatttgaccactttttatgtgctaattattgcttaattcttgagtttttaattgatttattaagtttttaagtaatttggaatttattagtcttatcatgattttatatgtttttgtgtgtttttatagttgttttattgtagtttaattatttaaattattgtgtttagttagaagtaaaaaatgtgtgttttattgaaactaaatgttaaattaaatcaagctttaattaatattttcaatgaattaatatgatttattttataattgaaaatagttgattatatttaattattgtttattttttagggagtatgttgtatttttttttttgctcttgaaaagcaagaaaaatgatgaaaaaatgtggcatttttgtgaaaaaagcaAAGGAAATGGGCATTTTCCCAGCTGTGGGCTTGCCCAGCCTTCAGGCCCGAAGCCTCCCTCTCCAGCTGCTCCCAGGCCCAACGCCTGCCTCTCCCAGCTGCTCCTTCCAGCCACACGGGCCCAGGCCCAATCCTGCCCACTTCCAGCAGCTGTACACAACTGCACCTCCTGCTGCACACTAGGCCAGCCAACCGAAGACACACCTGCCACTGAGCCTAGCAGCCTCTGGCCCATGCCAGACCAAGCCTATCACGAACAGCCACCAAGCCATTTTTCCCTTGTttttcttgagcctataaattgCACATTGTCTCCTTTtccattttgtttaaaaataccaACTTTCTACCCAAACTTTTccacacattttaccccaaaatcattattacacctaaaatttacccctatttgctatattattattaatttaatcaatttaattaatttaaattgattattttaatactctcattttggctataaatggGGAAATTTCAAGACCATTGAGGAGTGCTTGATTTTTGGAGAGGTCATACCACAAAGTTCCacactttcaaacctctctattctcttcatcttcttcttctttttggttaattttctatgtatttttagaggaacaatttgggggttttcctccaaattttcctaaattatgtttgtattttctattctagttatgagtttctaatctttttaagattattaaggtgatgatgaaacaatatgtaactagattttatttattttgtatgttgatttcccattttgtgcaacacagtttatgggttttctttttcaaatattttctttcatcttaaatatcttgtattttttattgttagaacatgtttacactttgttcttcattagtgcaaaaacataatattttttgtgtaagatgtgtcattaaattgtacacttccaatgcttagaacaaaaatattatgttttgccttataaataatgctcattgatttatttgttatttcattagattgatttacattaaattctttgaaattatatcttaaaaagtgaagataaatcctatatttttataaaaacttgtgcctaaatagaatatctaatttgaataagtgatggtttgattaatttctactattactaaaacttgagaatcaatgtacttataaatattattgaacttatattttttggattctaataccttaataatcttcttttaccatcttgatttctactattaatttatgtttatatattgtctttagtttctttattattgtcttttattttattttcattatacaaaaatatcatcaatctttggagctaggttagaatttattaatttttatttaaaatagttttctttttttattttagacaactcctttgggttcgacctcgtgcttacatgaacactatagttcatatacgattcgtgcacttgcgagttataaatatttaaaacatacccattttgggtccatcaatattctatactgcagtccaatgactcaatccaggattggattgataacgactgactatccctactgcataacaaatgtcaggtcttgtacacaacatgacatacattagactgcctaccgctgaggcatagggatattgtatcatatcttcctcttcctgaggtgttttgggacactgctccttggaaaggaatactccaaaaCGGGTtagcatatcaccctttttggagcgttgcatattaaagcgttctagcaccttatcaatataagttgcttgagatagtgccaTAGTTCTGTTCTGTTCTGTCTATCTCTgagaattttaatgcccagaacatacttggcctctcccaaatctttcatttggaattgttcagctaaccaattctttacctttgataatgatattacgtcatttccaatctttaatatatcatcaatgtaaagaacgaggaatactactacaccatctttgatttgtttatagacacaaggttcgtcaacattttgttcaaaaccaagcgttttaattgtgtcatcaaatctaagattccaagatctagaagcttgtttgagtccatagatggacctaagacgCTTGCAAAATTTTTGCTCTTGACActttacttcgaacccttctggttgaaacatgtaaatggtttcgtcaaagtactacaagaaaaaacagtattcataacacttaaaaattgctaaccgggactattgatagcacttttgaaaatgctaacatagcccctgttattaaaagtccagtcttttctataacagtttttgaatgttatgttcggtgttatcttaaactattcaataacacatttttaggtcctataatattcaaataataacatttagatagagtttttggttataaatttgaagtttaatcttgtacttttttcataacacttttcaactgttacatttgattgttttgataacatttttagtttgttatattatataaaccataacgattttttatgcttataatatgtttttaaatcataacatatagtaataaaaattaaaattttattttgataagtatacttatatggttttttttttaattaaaagattttcattattgtattttgataaaaaaaaattcaaaattaatcataaaatgtaattctcaatagattgataaaccataagtattacattaaacaataactaattcaaaccatgaatgtgtctacttcatgagatcttagttctaacttaagtttgaatgcataacataataaagttttataatcttgaacaatttttacttcaaaaatgaaaaatagaaacattacaagatacacaaaagtaaaccatgcgtgaaacttgctccatccttcaattcatcatcctttgtgcacttgctccatatctctcttcaacaaccttatccatttccaaatttagtctaaagctcttcctcttttcattgaggagtttaactaattttcctgtaggtatgtgttttggcctctttccttttgtagatggaggtgacatatcttgtacttggcaaactctttgactagtttctgatcaaccgtttctataattagtacgaattttgatgagttacaaaaatcatatataacaacatattatcaattatcataaaaaaaaacttataataaaagttagaaataaagaaataaacagtcattcttggcatcaaagaaataaaaattcaaagtgtCATACTAATAGTAAAAGAGCGGATAAGCATCTCATGGTCCATTTTTGCCACTTTTATcctcatattattttatatttactttttCCACTCCATAAAAATGTAGAATTTTTACATTACATACGACTGTTTTAGTAGCCACTGccagcaaaaaataaataaataaaagacatatGTTGACTAAGAGAATATTCTTAGAGCCAGCACTTAGTCTACTTAGTGactaagagaatatatatatgtgaggtAGCTTTACATATCCTATGTACTTCTTTGTAGAATTTTTGGTTCCTATAAGTGTATATCTGGCAAGTATAGCATGCCAAATTGCTATACTCCTCTTGAAGAGTTTCTTTATACTTTTGGAGGACCCTGGCATTTCTCAGTTTCTTTAGTGTAATGGTTTGATTTGAACCCATAAGTAGATCACTAGTATTACATCACAATAGCTGTCATAGAAAACTCTTGCTTGGAGAACCTAGAAGCAACATGATTCTTCACTGTACAATATTTGCATATTCAGGTGAGGGTTAAGGTAGAAATAGAAGAAAGACTTGGATTTTGGGACAATTGTGAAATTGAGGAAGTACTTTTAAAGGACAACTTTAAATTATAAGATTTTAGCTGTTTACTTTCTACATGAATGGAACTCACTATGTCTATTGGAAAGGATCATTCTGCTCTGTCTCAGAGCTGGTGTTTTGCACAAAACCAGCAATGAGACAgtcaatcatttatttattcattaccTTTTTCTGAAAGATTGTGGATAAATGTAAAACTATTTATAGTTGGAGGCTTTTTGGATTACTTTACAGTACTCTGTAAATTTGTTAAGTTTCAATTTTTAGGAGTGGGTAACGAAAATAGAAAGTAGCTGTGGATTCTTCTGTGATGGCTATTTGTTGGTCATTGTGCTTAGAAAGGGAcaagataaattttttaatattgaaaAAGAGATTGATATTATTTGGGCTAAAGTAGGCATCTCAgtgatttgtttaaaaagaattcaggaattgtatttttggtttttcaagAGATTGAGCATTTTTTGTTATTTGGATTTCAGTGGACTTTTCATCTCCTTAATATTTTGTCTTTGACAATAGTAGGGTCTAGTTcttattaaacaaaataaaataatgtgtaAATAATATGTTTTCTAAAGTCTATGGTTTAGCTCATTTCATTTTGTCAAACTTTCTGATTATGTTCATTGTGTTTCTCTCACACATAGATTATGATGAGAAGGCTGAAGATGCTGTTGATTATGAAGACTTTGATGAGCAATATGAAGGACCAGAGGTTCAAGCGGCCACTGAGGAGGACTATCTTTTGCCCAAAAAGGCATACATTTGTATATCAAACACCTTTAGGAATGTGCTATAAATGTAAAGTATTTGTATTTGTGGGTATATGTTTTCAACACAAAGtccatatatgcatgtatccagCAATATGTATTTGAGGAATGAACATGCCTACCTAGGACACAAACACAGCATTTATTGATCAACGAAATAGTTGTAGAGTGAGGGAGATCATACATTGCTTTTACGATGGTATACATTTCTATATTGGAGCAACAAGCAAAGTATGTGGATGCTTTAGAAATTCTCACTGGGAATTTAGGATCTCTGTTAATGATTGAAGTTGATAAACTACGTATACAGGTACTTTAGAAGATTTATTTGCACTGTTTGATGTTTTTGGCTTGTCACCTACTCATGAACTCGTGAATATTGGTTATTACATTACATCTTATGAAGCATATTACATTAAATCTTTCATGTTTACAGAGGTTTaagaaaatggataattaatatagggtaataatatTGATCCTCTAATCTTTTATAGGTGTATACAAAAGGGATACTAATcttttgaagtttattagatatacatcaaataactaacagaaaatcagaaaacattccaACGATATTTATTAAtcaaccatcaatcattatcaattcaaaatattcaaacaacacacaagttttcttccttatctcgccgcagcacacaaatttctcagaacctacttcactaatacacacaagttctcaaccttccgttatcaccgcaacacacaataatacttcactatggatgaatatctaagatattcaaactcctctaacatttgcaaagtattttaacaaaaataaaagataacatacctcttgcaaactgctgcaaataaagttccctccaatttgaaatccaatgaagccactaaaatgaaagaaaaattacataccaattaataaagaaaagCATACACAACACACATAGAaagaacaaaaaaccaaaaacagtttgtattccaatttaaaaggatgaaaaaaaatcagatttattATCAATACAAATAAGAGAAATGATAAATCCATGAAAGTTTGTTCTATCTTGAGAATTTTCTCTAcaataatgaataccttgaaagtgaaaaaatagccAAATGAACCAAACCTAGCTGAGATGAAAATATGAGATCCCTTTATAAATGCCTCAGTTCCCCAAAaggtaacaaaaataaaaacagggtcaagaaaaataataagaaatcaaAACAGTTATTATGCATAGGTTAAGCACACCATATCACATAAAAAAGCTGATGAAACTGAATTATGATTATAAGAAAACAGAGCTTAAACAAGACAATGTAACAAGACAGAGCATAAAAATTATTGATTCAAATCAAATTAGATTACtgctcaaataaaaaaataaatactcaAACCACAATATCAATAGCCTACTCATTTTTATTCTAAAACACACCATatcacatattattattattatatttgcaatgataaaactaatgaaacgaaATCAATGATTCAGTGATAAACAAAACAgaaagagaaattgaaggaaagaTGATAAGTAGAGTGAGAATTAGGGTTATAATTGGGAAAAAATATGAGTGGAGATCGCAAAAGTGAAGATTCAAAGTACATACCCATGCCGATGAGAGCTTGAGATTGAGATAGTGATCGCCAGAAATCGAAGAGAGTGACAGGAGAAATGGACGAGAGACacagagatggagagagagacaAAATGGAATGTTAGTGTTATATTTTTTTGACAAATATATCAAGGTTATtactaaataataaatgtatattaATATGAGTTAGTTACGTTTTTTTAAAACATGTTATTATTTAATGTAATTAAATGGTAAAATTCTTATAGTGGCTCTTTCTGCTGTGGTTCCAGGTCTAAAGAAGGTACTTACTGCTAGTTTTATGCCAATTAATTCAGCATGATATGACTATATAATCCTATAAGTTTCTTTTTATGGGATCTCAATACTACATTGTATATATGTAAAGCCATTAATATTTCTCAAATTTGTAAATGATGGTAAACTCTTAACAGATGGGCAGGACTTCTGTTCTGGGAGATgccatcaattatgtaaaacatCTGGAAGAACGAGTAAAGACACTAGAGGAACAACAAGAAATGAAAACCGAAAACCATAAACCAGGCATTTTGATGAAGAAATCTCTGCTATGTACTGTCGAAAATTCCTTGTCTGATAATGACAAGGTTATGCAGCCACTGCCTGAAATTGAGGCCAGAGTTTCCAACAAGGATGTTTTGAtaagaatctattttaaaaataataagaaaaaagaaatcaTTCCTTTTAAATCGAAGTCAATAATATTAAGTGAACTGATCTAAAAGCATGTTGCTTCATGcattttaatttctcattaagaaCTTGGCTAAAAGCaatcaatacaaaatattatataacCACTATGTCAAAAAGCAATCAGTTGAATATTTATATTAGATGAAATTAACGCATAAATGATCAACTCTTAATATACCTTAATGTAGCAACAAGGAAGGGGTGGCCCTACACGGCCCACTGCTGTGTCATCTGCCTCAGAAAAAGCAGCTCCAGCAAAAGTTTCTGTCAAGCCATATCCTTGGCCAATAGGAGCCCTATTTAAGCATAATCAACCAAAAAGAAAAGTATGCAATAGATACACATGAAATGAAAAATAACACGACCCATTGCAAGAATTTCACAGTGCATAGTTAGTCTAACATGGAACTAAATATGGAAGT
It encodes the following:
- the LOC133815101 gene encoding transcription factor bHLH18-like — encoded protein: MDERHRDGERDKMELALSAVVPGLKKMGRTSVLGDAINYVKHLEERVKTLEEQQEMKTENHKPGILMKKSLLCTVENSLSDNDKVMQPLPEIEARVSNKDVLIRIYFKNNKKKEIIPFKSKSIILSELI